From the Salmo trutta chromosome 2, fSalTru1.1, whole genome shotgun sequence genome, one window contains:
- the naa50 gene encoding N-alpha-acetyltransferase 50 isoform X2 produces MKGRIELGDVTPHNIKQLKRLNQVIFPVSYNDKFYKDVLEVGELAKLAYFNDIAVGAVCCRVDHSQNQKRLYIMTLGCLAPYRRLGIGTKMLNHVLNICEKDGTFDNIYLHVQISNESAIDFYQKFGFEIIETKKNYYKRIEPADAHVLQKSLRSPCAPPGGDLQKAE; encoded by the exons ATGAAAGG CCGGATCGAGCTGGGGGATGTTACGCCCCACAACATTAAACAGTTGAAACGCCTCAACCAGGTCATCTTCCCCGTCAGCTACAATGACAAATTCTACAAGGACGTGCTCGAAGTGGGAGAGCTCGCCAAGCTAG CGTACTTCAATGACATTGCGGTGGGGGCAGTGTGCTGCAGAGTGGACCACTCTCAGAACCAGAAGAGACTGTACATCATGACACTGGGCTGCCTAGCGCCCTACCGCAGATTAGGCATAG GAACGAAGATGCTGAACCATGTGTTAAACATCTGTGAGAAGGATGGCACTTTTGACAACATTTACCT TCATGTGCAGATCAGCAACGAGTCTGCAATCGACTTCTACCAGAAGTTTGGCTTTGAGATCATTGAGACGAAAAAGAACTACTACAAGAGGATAGAACCGGCAGATGCCCACGTGCTTCAGAAGAGCCTGCGCAGCCCTTGTGCGCCCCCTGGGGGAGATCTGCAGAAGGCAGAGTAG
- the naa50 gene encoding N-alpha-acetyltransferase 50 isoform X1, with protein sequence MKGSRIELGDVTPHNIKQLKRLNQVIFPVSYNDKFYKDVLEVGELAKLAYFNDIAVGAVCCRVDHSQNQKRLYIMTLGCLAPYRRLGIGTKMLNHVLNICEKDGTFDNIYLHVQISNESAIDFYQKFGFEIIETKKNYYKRIEPADAHVLQKSLRSPCAPPGGDLQKAE encoded by the exons ATGAAAGG TAGCCGGATCGAGCTGGGGGATGTTACGCCCCACAACATTAAACAGTTGAAACGCCTCAACCAGGTCATCTTCCCCGTCAGCTACAATGACAAATTCTACAAGGACGTGCTCGAAGTGGGAGAGCTCGCCAAGCTAG CGTACTTCAATGACATTGCGGTGGGGGCAGTGTGCTGCAGAGTGGACCACTCTCAGAACCAGAAGAGACTGTACATCATGACACTGGGCTGCCTAGCGCCCTACCGCAGATTAGGCATAG GAACGAAGATGCTGAACCATGTGTTAAACATCTGTGAGAAGGATGGCACTTTTGACAACATTTACCT TCATGTGCAGATCAGCAACGAGTCTGCAATCGACTTCTACCAGAAGTTTGGCTTTGAGATCATTGAGACGAAAAAGAACTACTACAAGAGGATAGAACCGGCAGATGCCCACGTGCTTCAGAAGAGCCTGCGCAGCCCTTGTGCGCCCCCTGGGGGAGATCTGCAGAAGGCAGAGTAG